The genome window CCAGTGCCAGCAGCACCTCCGCGCCTTCCAGCGCCGCGCAGCGCGCGATCTCAGGAAACGCCAGATCGGACCCGAGCATCATGCCGAACGTTCCCAATTCGGTGTCGGCCGTGGTGAGCTTGAAGCCCTCGCGGAAGATCATGCGCTCTTCGCCGCGCAGGTGCAGCTTGTGATAGACCTCGACCAATTCTCCGCTCGGGCCGATGAGCACGGCCGAGTTGTACAACACGCTTTCGACCTTCTCTTTGGTCGCCATGCCGAATGCTATATAGGTCCCGAAGTCCATCGCGCGCTGCGACAGCGCGTTGATCACCATGCCGGGGACGCGCTGCGCCATTTCGGTAAAACGGACGCCCAACTCGGCGCCCGACGTGACCAACTCAGGGAAGACGATCAGGTCGACGCGCTGGCGGGCGGCGACTGTCGTCACCCACTCCGCCATCTTGACGAGATTGTCCTCGAGCTGACCGAGCTTGGGCTGCATCTGAACGACGGCGATGGTCAAATCGCGAGCCATGAAGTTCCTCCGCGGGTGATAGACCCGAGGATTATAGGGGCCGATGGAATGTGTGACGAGGGCGCTCTATCGTTGAGACACGTCTCTACCAAAGGGCTTTCGCCCTCCGGACTCCCGTTTCTGCGGAACTGCGGCGTGAACGCCGCAGTTCCGTGCAAAACGAGGTGCAGGAGTGCAAACTCCTGCCGGGGCTTGGGGCAGCGCCCCAACATCTCAGGCGATGACTTAAAGATGGACGACTGAAACCATCAGACTCACGGGCAGGCGAGCGAGAGCGGGGCTATCCACCTCTCATCACTCAACACCGATCACTATTCTCCTTACCGCGGCATGGTGGGAATGAGCAGGTTGACGGCGCCGATCAGCGCGTCGTCGTCCAGCGGCACGCGGCGTGCCTCGCCCTCAACGACCTCCTGCTTCTGTTTCATGCCGAGCAGGCCAGTCTTGTAGACGGTGCGCTTGCGGCGGGTATCGACCAAGTAGCCGATGGGCCGGTCGTTCTCATTGAATATCAGTTCGACCGTCAGCAGGGTTTGGCGCTCGGTCACTTCTGGCGGCGTGCCGGTGAAGCCGCTGAATTCACCCACACCGGGGCGCGCGGCATAGATGCGCCACCCGTACCGGCGTTCCGTGCTGTCAACTTCGATGTTGTCGTCGACTCCGTACGTGTCTTGATCGGGTAGGTGCTGCTCGAGCACTTCGTTCAGGATGCTCACGACACCCATCGCGTGATTGACCATCGCGTCAATGCGCTTCTGGTACTGCTGGAGCGATACGGCCGTCGTCAAGAGCCGCCCGGTGTGGCGTTTCATATCGTCGGACATAACACACCTCGAAGTATCTAGGACGTCTTGTATGCTGCTGTTTCCATTGTATGTGATTTCGTCGTGCTGCACATCTATTCGAGCGCTATTGACGGCGATCTCGCACGATTCTGACGTCTATCATGGCGCAGTGGTTGCGCCCGTCACTATCGGCGCGGCGTGCCCAGATGTATCGTATAGGCAAACGTATTGTGCAAAGGAACCACCTCCCATGTCCATCCAACAGGCGCATAGCAAACAACCCGGAATCGCGGCGCGGTTCATGCGCCGAATCAATCCGATCGTAGTGGCGATCCTTCGCTCGCCGCTTCACGGACTGCTTAGCAACCGGCTTGTGCTGCTCACGATTCGCGGGCGCAAGTCCGGTGAGCTCTACACGTTCCCGGTCGAG of Candidatus Flexicrinis affinis contains these proteins:
- a CDS encoding carbon-nitrogen hydrolase family protein, coding for MARDLTIAVVQMQPKLGQLEDNLVKMAEWVTTVAARQRVDLIVFPELVTSGAELGVRFTEMAQRVPGMVINALSQRAMDFGTYIAFGMATKEKVESVLYNSAVLIGPSGELVEVYHKLHLRGEERMIFREGFKLTTADTELGTFGMMLGSDLAFPEIARCAALEGAEVLLALGNWEAGEMDAWKTYLRSRALENAVFVVGANRVGTDVTQTFGGESMIVGPRGQIVATLADNTDAETGAPKDGVIVAKIDLEDVRRTREDSQVMQMRQPVVYRNIVRKY